The proteins below are encoded in one region of Micromonospora pisi:
- a CDS encoding cysteine desulfurase: protein MTTIAIPPGMPQYDDVPRFDVDKVRADFPILGREVNGHPLVYLDSANTSQKPRQVLDVLRQHYERHNGNVSRSVHTLGTEATEAYEGARAKVAAFINAPSVDEVVFTKNSTEAINLVAYAFSNASTSAAGDPRFRLGPGDEVVISEMEHHSNIVPWQLLCERTGATLRWFKLTEGGRLDESEVDELINERTKLVSLVHVSNILGTVNATARITARVREVGALLMLDCSQSAPHIPVDVVDLDVDFIAFTGHKMCAPTGIGVLWGRAELLAAMPPVLGGGSMIETVTMAGSTFAQPPARFEAGTPPIAEAVALGAAVDYLTGIGMRAIQWHEKQLTAYALDALGTVPGLRIFGPVVPIGRGGTISFALDGVHPHDVGQVLDDQGVQVRVGHHCARPVCVRYGVPATTRASFYLYTTTAEIDAMVAALEQVRKVFG from the coding sequence ATGACCACGATCGCGATCCCGCCGGGCATGCCGCAGTACGACGACGTGCCGCGCTTCGACGTGGACAAGGTGCGCGCGGACTTCCCGATCCTCGGTCGGGAAGTCAACGGGCACCCGCTGGTCTACCTGGACAGCGCGAACACCTCGCAGAAACCCCGGCAGGTTCTCGACGTCCTGCGCCAGCACTACGAGCGGCACAACGGCAACGTCTCCCGATCGGTGCACACGCTCGGCACCGAGGCGACGGAGGCGTACGAGGGGGCGCGGGCGAAGGTCGCCGCGTTCATCAACGCGCCCAGCGTGGACGAGGTGGTCTTCACCAAGAACTCCACCGAGGCGATCAACCTGGTCGCGTACGCCTTCTCGAACGCCTCCACCAGTGCGGCCGGTGACCCCCGGTTCCGCCTCGGCCCCGGTGACGAGGTGGTCATCTCCGAGATGGAGCACCACTCCAACATCGTTCCGTGGCAGTTGCTCTGTGAGCGGACCGGCGCCACGCTGCGCTGGTTCAAGCTCACCGAGGGTGGGCGGCTGGACGAGTCCGAGGTGGACGAGCTGATCAACGAGCGGACCAAGCTCGTCTCGTTGGTGCACGTCTCGAACATCCTCGGCACGGTCAACGCCACCGCGCGGATCACCGCACGGGTGCGTGAGGTCGGCGCACTGCTGATGCTCGACTGCTCGCAGTCGGCACCGCACATCCCGGTCGACGTGGTCGACCTGGACGTCGACTTCATCGCGTTCACCGGGCACAAGATGTGCGCGCCGACCGGGATCGGCGTGCTCTGGGGTCGGGCCGAGCTGCTCGCGGCGATGCCGCCGGTGCTCGGCGGCGGTTCGATGATCGAAACCGTGACCATGGCGGGTTCGACCTTCGCGCAGCCACCGGCCCGGTTCGAGGCGGGAACGCCGCCGATCGCCGAGGCGGTGGCGCTCGGCGCGGCGGTGGACTACCTGACCGGGATCGGCATGCGCGCGATCCAGTGGCACGAGAAGCAGCTCACCGCGTACGCGTTGGACGCGCTCGGGACCGTACCCGGGCTGCGGATCTTCGGGCCGGTGGTGCCGATCGGCCGCGGTGGCACGATCTCGTTCGCGCTCGACGGTGTGCACCCGCACGACGTCGGGCAGGTGCTGGACGACCAGGGGGTGCAGGTGCGCGTCGGCCACCACTGCGCCCGTCCGGTCTGTGTCCGGTACGGCGTACCGGCGACGACCCGCGCCTCGTTCTACCTGTACACCACCACCGCCGAGATCGACGCGATGGTGGCTGCCCTTGAGCAGGTGCGAAAGGTATTTGGCTGA
- a CDS encoding non-heme iron oxygenase ferredoxin subunit, whose amino-acid sequence MIRICAAEELPKGAVVRAEVDGTEIALVHADDDAFYAIRDECSHASVALSEGELDGCTLECWLHGSRFDLRTGEPSGLPATEPVPVYPVEVRDGDVFVSLTPSNGVTP is encoded by the coding sequence ATGATCAGGATCTGTGCGGCCGAGGAGTTGCCCAAGGGGGCGGTGGTCCGGGCGGAGGTCGACGGCACCGAGATCGCTCTGGTGCACGCCGACGACGACGCCTTCTACGCCATCCGGGACGAGTGCTCGCACGCCTCGGTCGCCCTCTCCGAGGGTGAACTCGACGGGTGCACGCTGGAGTGCTGGCTGCACGGCTCCCGCTTCGACCTGCGTACCGGTGAGCCGAGCGGCCTGCCCGCCACCGAACCCGTACCCGTCTATCCCGTCGAGGTCCGCGACGGTGATGTCTTCGTCAGTCTTACGCCAAGCAATGGAGTTACCCCGTGA
- the sufC gene encoding Fe-S cluster assembly ATPase SufC — MSVLEIRDLQVSVKLPEGELKPILAGVDLTVRAGETHAIMGPNGSGKSTLAYSIAGHPKYQITGGAVTLDGVDVLSMTVDERARAGLFLAMQYPVEVPGVSVANFLRTAKGAIDGEAPKLRTWAGELRTAMERLQMDPAFAQRNVNEGFSGGEKKRHEIVQLELLKPKVAILDETDSGLDIDALRVVSEGVNRVRDTGQTGLLLITHYTRILRYIKPDFVHVFVGGKIVEQGGSELSEKLEAEGYERYVAGAGAARA; from the coding sequence GTGAGCGTTCTGGAGATCCGTGACCTGCAGGTGTCGGTCAAGCTGCCCGAGGGTGAGCTGAAGCCGATCCTGGCCGGTGTCGACCTGACCGTGCGGGCGGGGGAGACCCACGCCATCATGGGTCCGAACGGCTCGGGCAAGTCGACCCTGGCGTACTCGATCGCCGGTCACCCGAAGTACCAGATCACCGGTGGTGCGGTGACCCTCGACGGGGTCGACGTGCTCTCGATGACCGTCGACGAGCGGGCCCGCGCCGGGCTCTTCCTCGCCATGCAGTACCCGGTCGAGGTTCCCGGCGTCTCGGTCGCCAACTTCCTGCGTACCGCCAAGGGCGCGATTGATGGCGAGGCGCCGAAGCTGCGTACCTGGGCCGGCGAGCTGCGGACCGCGATGGAGCGGCTCCAGATGGACCCGGCGTTCGCCCAGCGCAACGTCAACGAGGGCTTCTCCGGCGGTGAGAAGAAGCGGCACGAGATCGTGCAGCTCGAACTGCTCAAGCCGAAGGTGGCGATCCTCGACGAGACCGACTCGGGTCTCGACATCGACGCGCTCCGTGTGGTCAGCGAGGGCGTCAACCGGGTCCGCGACACCGGCCAGACCGGGCTGCTGCTGATCACCCACTACACCCGGATCCTGCGCTACATCAAGCCGGACTTCGTGCACGTCTTCGTCGGCGGCAAGATCGTCGAGCAGGGCGGCTCGGAACTCTCCGAGAAGCTCGAGGCCGAGGGTTACGAGCGGTACGTCGCCGGAGCCGGCGCAGCCCGCGCCTGA
- the sufD gene encoding Fe-S cluster assembly protein SufD yields MTTEAFAPPTTKSQALRSYDVADFPALTGLEEEWRFTPLKRLRSLAGDTAGTGAPLGHEVGALPDGVTTSTIARDDPRVGSVLTPFDRVSALAYGAAPEAYLISVAPEAVVAEPAVVRVVGTGAEKVTYGHTFVEVGRFAEVTLVLEHSGSVTLADNVEVTVAEGAKLTLVTVVDWAPDAVHAQHLKVRLGRDAKVVHVQVSVGGDLVRQFTSVEYTGRGGEAELYGLYFADAGQHLEHRQLVDHSVPDCRSYVGYRGALQGEAAHTVWVGDVLIQAAATGTDTYEINRNLVLSDGARADSVPNLEIETGEVAGAGHASATGRFDDEQLFYLMARGIPEAEARKLVVRGFFAELINKIPVEELRDRLGDTIESRLVKAGS; encoded by the coding sequence ATGACTACCGAGGCTTTCGCGCCGCCCACGACCAAGTCGCAGGCGCTCCGCTCGTACGACGTCGCCGACTTCCCGGCCCTCACCGGGCTCGAGGAGGAATGGCGGTTCACCCCGCTCAAGCGCCTGCGGTCGCTCGCCGGTGACACCGCCGGCACCGGCGCACCGCTCGGCCATGAGGTCGGTGCGCTGCCCGACGGCGTCACCACCAGCACCATCGCCCGGGACGACCCCCGGGTCGGCAGTGTGCTCACCCCGTTCGACCGGGTGAGCGCGCTCGCGTACGGCGCCGCGCCCGAGGCGTACCTGATCTCGGTCGCGCCGGAGGCCGTGGTCGCCGAGCCGGCCGTGGTACGGGTGGTCGGCACCGGTGCGGAGAAGGTGACGTACGGGCACACCTTCGTCGAGGTGGGCCGGTTCGCCGAGGTCACCCTGGTGCTGGAGCACTCGGGCAGCGTGACGCTGGCCGACAACGTCGAGGTGACGGTCGCCGAGGGCGCGAAGCTGACCCTGGTGACGGTGGTCGACTGGGCGCCGGACGCGGTGCACGCACAGCACCTGAAGGTGCGGCTCGGTCGGGACGCCAAGGTGGTGCACGTACAGGTCTCCGTCGGTGGCGACCTGGTGCGGCAGTTCACCAGCGTCGAGTACACCGGGCGGGGTGGCGAGGCCGAGCTGTACGGGCTCTACTTCGCCGACGCCGGCCAGCACCTGGAACACCGGCAGCTGGTCGACCACAGTGTCCCGGACTGCCGCAGCTACGTCGGCTACCGGGGTGCGCTCCAGGGCGAGGCGGCGCACACCGTCTGGGTCGGCGACGTGCTGATCCAGGCCGCCGCCACCGGCACCGACACGTACGAGATCAACCGCAACCTGGTCCTGTCGGACGGGGCGCGGGCGGACTCCGTACCGAACCTCGAGATCGAGACCGGCGAGGTGGCCGGCGCCGGCCACGCCAGCGCGACCGGTCGTTTCGACGACGAACAGCTCTTCTACCTGATGGCCCGGGGCATTCCCGAGGCCGAGGCGCGCAAGCTCGTGGTCCGTGGCTTCTTCGCCGAGCTGATCAACAAGATCCCGGTCGAGGAACTGCGCGACCGGCTCGGCGACACGATCGAGTCCCGGCTGGTCAAGGCGGGATCCTGA
- the sufB gene encoding Fe-S cluster assembly protein SufB: MTEQIVQPISQEEHLAALGRYEYGWADTDTAGATAQRGLSEAVVRDISAKKSEPQWMLDLRLKGLRLFGRKPMPSWGADLTGINFDNIKYFVRSTEKQAASWEDLPEDIKNTYDRLGIPEAEKQRLIAGVAAQYESEVVYHKIREDLEEQGVLFLDTDTALKEHEELFKEYFGTVIPVGDNKFAALNTSVWSGGSFIYVPKGVRVDIPLQAYFRINTENMGQFERTLIVVDEGAYVHYVEGCTAPIYSSDSLHSAVVEIIVKKNARCRYTTIQNWSNNVYNLVTKRAVCHEGATMEWIDGNIGSKVTMKYPAVWMVGEHAKGEVLSVAMAGEGQHQDAGAKMVHAAPHTSSTIISKSIARGGGRTSYRGLVQVMEGSHHSKSTVKCDALLVDTISRSDTYPYVDIREDDVSMGHEATVSKVSEDQLFYLMSRGMSEDEAMAMIVRGFIEPIAKELPMEYALELNRLIELQMEGAVG; encoded by the coding sequence ATGACCGAGCAGATCGTTCAGCCGATCTCCCAGGAGGAGCACCTCGCTGCCCTGGGCCGCTACGAATACGGCTGGGCCGACACCGACACCGCCGGGGCGACCGCCCAGCGTGGTCTGTCCGAGGCCGTGGTGCGGGACATCTCGGCCAAGAAGAGCGAGCCGCAGTGGATGCTCGACCTGCGTCTCAAGGGCCTGCGCCTGTTCGGCCGCAAGCCGATGCCGTCCTGGGGCGCCGACCTCACCGGGATCAACTTCGACAACATCAAGTACTTCGTGCGCTCGACCGAGAAGCAGGCCGCCAGCTGGGAGGACCTGCCCGAGGACATCAAGAACACCTACGACCGGCTGGGCATCCCGGAGGCGGAGAAGCAGCGGCTGATCGCCGGTGTGGCCGCCCAGTACGAGTCCGAGGTCGTGTACCACAAGATCCGTGAGGATCTGGAGGAGCAGGGTGTGCTCTTCCTCGACACCGACACCGCGCTCAAGGAGCACGAGGAACTCTTCAAGGAGTACTTCGGCACCGTGATCCCGGTCGGTGACAACAAGTTCGCCGCGCTGAACACCTCGGTCTGGTCCGGTGGCTCGTTCATCTACGTGCCCAAGGGCGTCCGGGTGGACATCCCGCTGCAGGCGTACTTCCGGATCAACACCGAGAACATGGGTCAGTTCGAGCGGACCCTGATCGTCGTCGACGAGGGCGCGTACGTGCACTACGTCGAGGGCTGCACCGCGCCGATCTACTCCTCCGACTCGCTGCACAGCGCGGTCGTCGAGATCATCGTCAAGAAGAACGCGCGCTGCCGTTACACGACCATCCAGAACTGGTCGAACAACGTCTACAACCTGGTCACCAAGCGCGCCGTCTGCCACGAGGGCGCGACCATGGAGTGGATCGACGGCAACATCGGCTCCAAGGTCACCATGAAGTACCCGGCCGTCTGGATGGTCGGCGAGCACGCCAAGGGCGAGGTGCTCTCGGTGGCGATGGCCGGCGAGGGGCAGCACCAGGACGCCGGCGCCAAGATGGTGCACGCGGCGCCGCACACCTCCAGCACGATCATCTCCAAGTCCATCGCCCGTGGCGGTGGCCGTACCTCCTACCGGGGCCTGGTCCAGGTGATGGAGGGTTCGCACCACAGCAAGTCCACGGTCAAGTGCGACGCGCTGCTGGTCGACACCATCTCCCGGTCGGACACCTACCCGTACGTCGACATCCGCGAGGACGACGTGTCGATGGGGCACGAGGCGACCGTCTCCAAGGTCAGCGAGGACCAGCTCTTCTACCTGATGAGCCGGGGCATGAGCGAGGACGAGGCGATGGCCATGATCGTCCGTGGCTTCATCGAGCCGATCGCCAAGGAACTGCCGATGGAGTACGCCCTGGAGCTCAACCGCCTGATCGAGCTGCAGATGGAGGGCGCGGTCGGCTGA
- the sufU gene encoding Fe-S cluster assembly sulfur transfer protein SufU: MQLDQLYQEIILDHYKHPHGRGLRDPADKSGQVAEAHHVNPTCGDEVTMRVAVARNVLSDISYDGMGCSISQASASVLHELLNGRGADEAFAVHTAFVELVSGRGLVTPDEEVLGDGVAFAGVARYPGRVKCALLPWMAFKDAAVRAGVGVSPEVKA; the protein is encoded by the coding sequence ATGCAACTCGACCAGCTCTACCAGGAGATCATCCTGGATCATTACAAGCACCCGCACGGTCGCGGATTGCGCGACCCGGCCGACAAGTCCGGCCAGGTCGCCGAGGCGCACCACGTCAACCCGACCTGTGGTGACGAGGTGACGATGCGGGTGGCGGTGGCGCGGAACGTGCTCTCCGACATCTCGTACGACGGCATGGGCTGTTCGATCAGCCAGGCCTCGGCGAGTGTGCTGCACGAACTGCTCAATGGTCGGGGTGCCGACGAGGCGTTCGCCGTTCACACGGCCTTCGTCGAGTTGGTCTCCGGCCGCGGGCTGGTGACGCCGGACGAGGAGGTGCTGGGCGACGGGGTGGCTTTTGCCGGTGTCGCCCGCTACCCGGGCCGGGTGAAATGTGCGCTGCTGCCGTGGATGGCGTTCAAGGACGCCGCGGTACGCGCCGGTGTGGGCGTGAGCCCGGAGGTGAAGGCATGA
- a CDS encoding ATP-grasp domain-containing protein: protein MSESYRATRGEPRVALVTCAELPELDPDDRLLVGPLAARGVRIEPVVWDAPGVDWAAYRLVVLRSAWDYASRRDEFVAWADTVPRLANPSDLVRWNTDKRYLAELADAGVPTVPTEWVEPGATWRPPTGGEYVIKPAISAGSLDTGRYDLADPALRGLAARHVARLGAAGRLAMVQPYLSAVDTVGETALLFLAGPDGLGFSHAIRKGAMLTGPDQETVELFRSEKITPRTPSTAERATAERVLAALPGGTTERLLYARVDLIPGPDGTPVLVELELTEPSLFLAHAPGAADRLADGILTRLS from the coding sequence TTGTCCGAGAGTTACCGTGCGACCCGGGGAGAGCCCCGGGTCGCACTCGTTACCTGTGCCGAGTTGCCGGAGTTGGATCCGGACGACCGGCTGTTGGTCGGACCGCTCGCCGCCCGGGGCGTACGGATCGAACCGGTGGTCTGGGACGCGCCAGGGGTCGACTGGGCCGCGTACCGCCTCGTGGTGCTCCGCTCGGCCTGGGACTACGCGTCGCGCCGGGACGAGTTCGTCGCCTGGGCCGATACCGTGCCCCGCCTGGCGAACCCGTCCGATCTCGTGCGCTGGAACACCGACAAGCGGTATCTCGCCGAACTCGCCGACGCGGGCGTGCCGACGGTGCCGACCGAGTGGGTGGAACCGGGAGCGACCTGGCGGCCACCGACCGGCGGCGAGTACGTGATCAAGCCGGCGATCAGTGCCGGCAGTCTCGACACCGGCCGGTACGACCTCGCCGACCCGGCCCTGCGCGGGCTCGCCGCGCGACACGTCGCCCGGCTCGGGGCCGCTGGCCGGCTCGCCATGGTGCAGCCCTACCTGAGCGCCGTCGACACGGTCGGGGAGACCGCTCTGCTCTTCCTCGCCGGCCCGGACGGCCTCGGGTTCAGCCACGCGATCCGCAAGGGGGCGATGCTCACCGGTCCGGACCAGGAGACGGTGGAGCTCTTCCGGAGCGAGAAGATCACCCCACGTACACCGAGTACGGCCGAGCGGGCGACCGCCGAGCGGGTGCTGGCCGCTCTGCCGGGCGGCACCACCGAGCGGCTGCTCTATGCGCGGGTGGACCTGATACCGGGTCCGGACGGCACCCCGGTCCTGGTCGAACTGGAGCTGACCGAACCGTCCCTCTTCCTCGCCCACGCCCCCGGTGCCGCCGACCGCCTGGCCGACGGCATCCTGACCCGGCTCTCCTGA
- a CDS encoding COX15/CtaA family protein, translated as MNRFGRLPVSLPLLRRLALASVVANVIIVVTGGAVRLTGSGLGCPTWPRCTDESYTTTSEMGIHGVIEFGNRTLTGAVGFIALAGLLAALTYRPRRRSLVLLAGSVLLGVAAQAVIGGITVRMQLHPGVVGIHFVVSMLLLLSTYAFWRRVDEGDAPARLTVPRPIRTLAWFTTAVSGAVIVVGVLVTGSGPHAGDEDAARNGLDPLAISQFHADLVFLLVGLTVGLLLALRAANAPAVAVRAAVVLLVVELSQGLIGLVQYLTHLPALLVGAHMLGACLVWLATLSVLWATRVRQPAAPATVADQVAASTTPAPALSR; from the coding sequence GTGAACCGATTCGGCCGCCTTCCGGTCAGCCTTCCGCTTCTGCGCCGCCTCGCGCTCGCCTCGGTGGTCGCCAACGTGATCATCGTCGTGACCGGCGGCGCCGTCCGGCTCACGGGCTCCGGCCTCGGCTGCCCCACCTGGCCCCGCTGCACCGACGAGTCGTACACCACCACCTCGGAGATGGGCATCCACGGGGTGATCGAGTTCGGCAACCGTACCCTCACCGGGGCGGTCGGGTTCATCGCGCTCGCCGGGCTGCTCGCCGCGCTGACGTACCGGCCCCGGCGGCGGTCGCTGGTGCTGCTCGCCGGCTCGGTACTGCTCGGCGTCGCGGCCCAGGCGGTGATCGGCGGGATCACCGTACGGATGCAGCTGCACCCCGGGGTGGTCGGCATCCACTTCGTCGTCTCGATGCTGCTGCTGCTCTCCACGTACGCGTTCTGGCGCCGGGTCGACGAGGGCGACGCGCCGGCACGGCTGACCGTACCGCGCCCGATCCGGACCCTGGCCTGGTTCACCACGGCGGTCAGCGGCGCGGTGATCGTGGTCGGTGTGCTGGTCACCGGCAGCGGCCCGCACGCCGGTGACGAGGACGCCGCCCGCAACGGCCTGGACCCGCTGGCGATCTCCCAGTTCCACGCCGACCTGGTGTTCCTGCTCGTCGGCCTCACCGTGGGGCTGCTGCTGGCCCTGCGCGCGGCGAACGCCCCGGCGGTCGCGGTACGCGCCGCGGTGGTGCTGCTCGTGGTCGAGCTGAGCCAGGGGCTGATCGGACTGGTGCAGTACCTGACCCACCTGCCCGCGCTCCTGGTCGGTGCGCACATGCTCGGCGCCTGCCTGGTCTGGCTGGCCACCCTGTCGGTGCTCTGGGCCACCCGGGTACGGCAGCCGGCCGCACCGGCAACCGTCGCCGACCAGGTAGCCGCCTCCACCACGCCCGCCCCCGCCCTCTCCCGCTGA
- a CDS encoding heme o synthase, whose amino-acid sequence MSTITERPVATTPGGTPAGDVPAGSTVRGSDIGAVVRAYVSLTKPRIVELLLITTVPAMMLAAKGLGSLWLIVVVLVGGSLAAGAANALNCYIDRDIDQLMRRTKRRPLPTHTVAPRNALIFGLTLAVVSVVLMAVFTNWLATAITLGAIAYYDLVYTMWLKRTTSQNTFWGGICGAAPVLIGWAAVTGSLAPAAWALFGLVFFWQMPHFYALAIKYKDDYARAGIPMLPVVASVRRVNLEIVIFSWLTVATSLAAWPAGAEFGLGPIYGITAVVTGAVFLLEAHRLEGRARRGEPLKPMRLFHWSTTYLTILCVAVALDALI is encoded by the coding sequence GTGAGCACGATCACCGAGCGCCCGGTCGCCACCACCCCTGGCGGAACTCCAGCGGGAGATGTGCCCGCCGGTTCGACCGTTCGTGGCAGTGACATCGGCGCGGTGGTCCGGGCGTACGTCTCGCTCACCAAGCCTCGGATCGTCGAGTTGCTGCTCATCACGACCGTGCCGGCGATGATGCTCGCGGCAAAGGGGCTGGGATCGCTCTGGCTGATCGTCGTGGTGCTGGTCGGTGGCTCGCTCGCGGCGGGCGCGGCGAACGCGTTGAACTGCTACATCGACCGTGACATCGACCAGTTGATGCGGCGTACGAAGCGGCGTCCGTTGCCGACCCACACGGTGGCGCCGCGCAACGCGCTGATCTTCGGCCTGACGTTGGCGGTGGTGTCGGTCGTCCTGATGGCGGTCTTCACCAACTGGCTGGCCACGGCCATCACCCTGGGTGCGATCGCGTACTACGACCTCGTCTACACCATGTGGCTCAAGCGGACCACGTCGCAGAACACGTTCTGGGGCGGGATCTGCGGGGCGGCACCGGTGCTGATCGGCTGGGCTGCGGTCACCGGGTCGCTGGCGCCGGCCGCGTGGGCGCTGTTCGGGCTGGTCTTCTTCTGGCAGATGCCGCACTTCTACGCGCTCGCCATCAAGTACAAGGACGACTACGCCCGCGCCGGGATCCCGATGCTGCCGGTGGTGGCCTCGGTCCGTCGGGTCAACCTGGAGATCGTGATCTTCTCCTGGCTCACCGTGGCCACGTCGTTGGCGGCCTGGCCGGCGGGGGCGGAGTTCGGCCTCGGCCCGATCTACGGCATCACCGCGGTGGTGACCGGCGCGGTCTTCCTGCTCGAGGCGCACCGTCTCGAGGGGCGGGCCCGGCGGGGTGAGCCGCTCAAGCCGATGCGGCTGTTCCACTGGTCGACGACCTATCTGACGATTCTCTGCGTCGCGGTCGCGCTCGACGCGCTGATCTGA
- a CDS encoding helix-turn-helix transcriptional regulator, which produces MKNMAALSEHDPVAGPAAEAAVSAHATSMIADRTRDRVTHLLLAHGASTAAELGTALGLSPAAIRRHLDAMLADGDVISREQPLRGHRGRGRPARVFMLTDSAKVRCGTHTYDGMATAALRWIARQGGPRAVDAFAAEQVAALEARCRAALEDAGDDPLARAEALAGALTAEGYAANASTIATGGQLCQHHCPVAHVAAEFPQLCEAETAVISRLIGTHVQRLATIAHGDGVCTTHIPAQSRRAQPGNPATTVRTDR; this is translated from the coding sequence GTGAAAAACATGGCGGCGCTCTCTGAGCACGACCCGGTGGCCGGTCCGGCCGCCGAGGCCGCCGTGTCCGCGCACGCCACGTCCATGATCGCCGATCGCACCCGGGACCGGGTCACCCACCTGCTGCTGGCCCACGGGGCGTCCACCGCCGCCGAGCTCGGCACCGCGCTCGGGCTGAGCCCGGCCGCGATCCGCCGGCACCTCGACGCGATGCTCGCCGACGGTGACGTGATCTCCCGCGAGCAACCCCTGCGCGGCCATCGCGGCCGGGGCCGTCCGGCCCGGGTGTTCATGCTCACCGACTCGGCGAAGGTGCGCTGCGGCACCCACACCTACGACGGCATGGCCACCGCCGCGCTGCGCTGGATCGCCCGCCAGGGCGGCCCCCGCGCGGTCGACGCCTTTGCCGCGGAGCAGGTAGCAGCCCTGGAGGCCCGCTGCCGGGCCGCCCTCGAAGACGCCGGCGACGACCCGCTGGCTCGCGCGGAGGCGCTTGCGGGCGCACTGACCGCCGAGGGCTACGCTGCGAACGCGTCCACGATCGCCACCGGTGGTCAGCTGTGCCAGCATCACTGCCCGGTGGCGCACGTGGCCGCAGAGTTTCCCCAGCTGTGCGAGGCCGAGACGGCGGTCATCTCCCGTCTGATCGGCACCCATGTGCAGCGTCTGGCCACCATCGCGCACGGCGACGGGGTGTGCACCACGCACATTCCCGCTCAGTCCAGGCGTGCCCAACCCGGTAATCCCGCCACCACTGTGAGGACAGATAGATGA